The following are encoded in a window of Castanea sativa cultivar Marrone di Chiusa Pesio chromosome 5, ASM4071231v1 genomic DNA:
- the LOC142635541 gene encoding uncharacterized protein LOC142635541, producing the protein MGLPEEFKLRESLTLKPPEDMRQLMRRIEEYKRLEDDRLQSKGKEPIVSYPQNNGFNPRHRKDLRIQEPGPVTGGVNATFKELVHRIIDRIKNELYFKRLNKMADDPSRRNQNLYCTYHRDKGHTTEQCKVLKDHLEQLVKAGLADRLRRNPLPPPLGVIEVIHTAPWSIRAPTTKRVLTAVSVEGSTSEQSPGKKPMYSRQSIAFDDDDLEGTTQPHHDALIVTARIRGFIVKKIMIDQGSGADVMYLDLYKGLSLKNGDLSKYDTPLMGFDGHMVTPEWQISLLVIMGGREVIVTFIVVASFSLYTAIFGRPWIHDMGAVPSTLHVKVKFIIDEGITVIRGYQQAAKQCLVAAANKQTEQRELAEKAPL; encoded by the coding sequence ATGGGCTTACCTGAAGAATTTAAGCTAAGAGAATCGTTGACCCTAAAGCCTCCCGAGGATATGAGACAGTTGATGAGGCGTATCGAGGAGTACAAGCGCTTAGAAGATGATCGGCTGCAATCCAAGGGGAAGGAGCCGATAGTCAGTTATCCTCAGAACAATGGCTTCAACCCCAGACACAGGAAGGATTTGAGAATTCAAGAGCCCGGCCCAGTGACTGGGGGAGTCAATGCGACGTTTAAGGAGCTTGTGCATCGCATCATTGATAGGATAAAAAATGAGCTATATTTTAAGCGGCTGAACAAGATGGCAGACGACCCGTCGAGGAGAAACCAGAATTTGTATTGCACCTATCACAGAGATAAAGGGCACACCACCGAGCAGTGTAAGGTGTTGAAAGATCACCTGGAACAGTTGGTGAAGGCGGGGCTGGCAGATCGACTGCGTCGAAACCCTCTCCCACCCCCTTTGGGAGTGATAGAGGTCATCCACACAGCACCATGGTCGATTAGAGCACCCACAACAAAAAGGGTGTTGACCGCGGTGTCAGTGGAGGGAAGCACGAGCGAACAATCCCCCGGGAAGAAGCCGATGTACAGTAGACAATCCATAGCGTTCGACGACGACGACCTGGAAGGTACTACTCAGCCCCACCACGATGCTTTAATAGTCACGGCCCGAATAAGGGGTTTTATAGTGAAGAAAATAATGATAGATCAAGGGAGTGGCGCAGATGTAATGTACTTGGACCTATACAAGGGGCTCAGCCTGAAAAATGGGGACTTGTCCAAGTATGATACACCTTTAATGGGATTCGATGGGCATATGGTGACTCCAGAATGGCAGATTTCTCTCCTAGTTATCATGGGAGGCAGGGAGGTAATTGTGACATTCATAGTGGTCGCCTCTTTCTCGCTGTACACGGCAATTTTCGGAAGGCCATGGATACATGACATGGGGGCTGTACCGTCTACCTTGCACGTAAAAGTCAAGTTCATAATTGATGAAGGGATTACAGTAATAAGGGGTTATCAGCAAGCGGCCAAACAGTGTTTGGTAGCTGCGGCAAATAAACAAACGGAGCAGAGGGAATTAGCCGAGAAGGCGCCCCTATAG
- the LOC142635542 gene encoding uncharacterized protein LOC142635542, which translates to MSGVCANDLPTGRELESSLQLVAIRPLGVGYSRAISPSNGQPKSNGQAEATNKAILSGLKKRLEGAKGRWAEELLSVLWAYRTTPRRSTGETPFSLTYRAEAVIPAEVNLCSTRVARFTSDENEKLMVKELNLLEKHRDVAAIRLAEYQQKLV; encoded by the exons ATGTCAGGTGTATGCGCCAATGATCTACCAACCGGCCGGGAACTTGAATCCAGTTTGCAGCTCGTGGCCATTCGCCCACTGGGGGTTGGATATAGTCGGGCCATTTCCCCAAGCAATGGGCAACCGAAG AGTAACGGCCAGGCAGAAGCGACCAATAAGGCCATCTTGAGCGGTTTGAAGAAAAGATTGGAGGGCGCCAAGGGTAGATGGGCCGAGGAGTTGCTAAGTGTCCTATGGGCATACCGAACCACTCCAAGGAgatccacgggagaaacaccattctctctAACTTATAGGGCAGAGGCAGTCATCCCTGCTGAAGTAAACCTGTGTAGCACCCGAGTTGCGAGATTCACTTCTGATGAGAACGAGAAGTTGATGGTCAAGGAGCTGAACTTGCTGGAGAAACACCGAGATGTGGCTGCCATTCGGCTGGCAGagtatcaacagaagcttgTCTAA